The genome window ATCCCAATCTCCTCACCGCCCATTTCAGCATCCCCGACGGAACGCTCCCCGACATACAAACTCGCGTGAAGATGGCGCAGACCAGCGATGTCTACGCCTTGGTGAAGGCGCAAGGCAAGTTCTACTATGCGTCCAAGGAAATCAAGGTGACGCTCGGCGGTTGCGGCGGATAATGCGAGACGGACCAGGAGACCAAGCATGGGAAGTCCGATGAAATTGCGCGCCAAGGCGGACGGAGACGTCGTGGAAGTAAAGGTCCTGATGGCGCACATCATGGAAACAGGACAGCGCAAGAACCAAGCGGGCGATCTCATCCCAGCTCATTTCATCCAATCCGTCAGCGCGACCCATAAAGACAAAGTCGTGCTCTCCGCGCAGTGGGGGCCAGCCG of Betaproteobacteria bacterium contains these proteins:
- a CDS encoding thiosulfate oxidation carrier protein SoxY, with protein sequence PNLLTAHFSIPDGTLPDIQTRVKMAQTSDVYALVKAQGKFYYASKEIKVTLGGCGG
- the soxZ gene encoding thiosulfate oxidation carrier complex protein SoxZ, producing the protein MGSPMKLRAKADGDVVEVKVLMAHIMETGQRKNQAGDLIPAHFIQSVSATHKDKVVLSAQWGPAVSANPWIAFKFKGGVKGEKVKVSWTDNRGDSRSDEVVIA